A window of Syngnathoides biaculeatus isolate LvHL_M chromosome 9, ASM1980259v1, whole genome shotgun sequence contains these coding sequences:
- the gab1 gene encoding GRB2-associated-binding protein 1, with translation MSGGDVVCSGWLRKSPPEKKLRRYAWKKRWFMLRSGRLTGDPDVLEYYKNDHAKKPIRVIDLNLCEQVDAGLTFNKKDLEHSFIFDIKTIDRVFYLVADTEEEMNKWVRCICDICGFNPTDDEAAKAGQQSAIGGLVVDTPPHTALGNLVGQPAAVLTAVPPPYQPVSVRHLDSQSSTEEPQDYLWLVNCESKKPDANRSHTECSKSTSSETDLNDNLPSHRTPTSSTSSAKHCSQNGFFAGHPAPASASSLYDSPPSRGASLLSDNGLYHLPRSYSQDTVLLPKSASSPTSHPEVCGEGSELYVFNTPSRKPSVETQMRNLSISYDIPPTPGANSTYQVPRTMSSSEGGGDVVPPPRPPKPTSGPPPAPAERSPTDTYYMPRSASETDGNYCVPTSACSKALRSNTIGTVDCSRLRKDFGSQDCYDIPRSFPSDKSCSFDFNESFNSYFKNKGMMPVGSQSTEEVDQNYVPMSANSPSHHHSGSLSEPVHETNYVPMTPSTMEFSSLGKQVPPPAHMGFRSSPKTPPRRPLPNDCQPPPVDRNLKPDRKGQSPKVIRAKGVGLERSDSQTVGEFPRGRRKGKPAPLEIKPVPEWEEPCTPVRSPVTRSFARDLSRFPMPARPPSVHSTASSTDSEDSDENYVAMLSNMKNQSDEPSTKLMPMTVDGGSSPMVKPKGDKQVEYLDLDLDSGKSTPPRKMKSNGSGMAVSDERVDYVVVDQQRTQALKNTREAWNDGRQSTETDTTSKGTK, from the exons GCATGGAAGAAGCGGTGGTTCATGCTTCGCAGTGGCCGTTTAACAGGCGACCCAGATGTGCTGGAGTACTACAAGAATGACCATGCCAAGAAGCCCATCCGCGTGATTGACCTCAACTTGTGTGAACAG GTGGATGCCGGGCTGACGTTTAACAAGAAGGATTTGGAGCACAGCTTCATCTTTGACATCAAGACCATCGACCGTGTCTTTTACCTTGTGGCTGACACGGAGGAGGAGATGAACAAGTGGGTGCGCTGCATCTGCGACATCTGTGGCTTCAACCCCACCGATGACG AGGCTGCCAAAGCTGGCCAGCAGTCTGCCATCGGGGGCCTGGTGGTGGACACCCCTCCGCACACGGCACTCGGCAACTTGGTGGGCCAGCCGGCGGCGGTCCTGACTGCCGTGCCGCCTCCCTACCAGCCAGTCAGCGTGCGGCATCTGGACTCTCAATCCAGCACTGAGGAGCCCCAGGACTACCTGTGGCTGGTCAACTGTGAGAGCAAAAAGCCCGATGCCAACAG ATCCCACACTGAGTGTTCCAAGTCTACCTCCTCCGAGACGGACCTAAACGACAACCTCCCGTCGCACCGAACGCCCACGTCGTCCACGTCATCAGCCAAGCACTGCTCTCAGAACGGCTTTTTTGCCGGGCACCCGGCCCCCGCCTCCGCTTCGTCCCTATACGACTCCCCGCCATCACGGGGCGCCTCCCTCCTGAGCGATAACGGCCTCTACCACCTGCCTCGCAGCTACTCTCAG GACACCGTGCTGCTCCCCAAGTCTGCATCGTCCCCCACGTCACACCCAGAAGTCTGCGGCGAGGGGTCTGAGCTTTATGTCTTTAACACCCCCTCACGAAAGCCCTCCGTGGAGACGCAGATGCGCAATTTGTCCATCAGTTATGACATCCCGCCCACGCCTGGCGCAAACTCTACCTACCAGGTCCCCCGCACCATGTCGTCTTCGGAAGGCGGGGGAGACGTCGTGCCCCCTCCAAGGCCACCCAAGCCCACCTCCGGACCCCCGCCCGCCCCCGCCGAGCGCTCCCCCACAGACACTTATTACATGCCTCGCTCGGCCTCAGAGACCGACGGAAACTACTGTGTGCCTACTAGTGCTTGCAGTAAAGCTTTACGCAGCAACACTATTGGAACTGTCGACTGTTCGCGGCTACGCAAAG atttTGGTTCCCAGGACTGCTATGACATTCCCAGATCCTTCCCATCTGACAAGAGCTGCTCATTCGACTTCAACGAAAGTTTCAACAGCTACTTT AAAAATAAAGGCATGATGCCTGTGGGCAGCCAGTCCACAGAAGAGGTGGACCAGAACTACGTCCCCATGAGTGCCAATTCCCCATCCCACCACCACTCAGGCAGCCTGTCGGAACCTGTGCATGAGACAAACTATGTGCCCATGACGCCCAGCACCATGGAGTTCTCCTCACTGGGGAAGCAAGTGCCGCCTCCGGCCCACATGGGTTTTCGTTCCAGTCCCAAAACTCCGCCGCGGAGGCCCCTGCCCAACGACTGCCAGCCGCCGCCTGTGGACCGCAACCTCAAACCGGATCGCAAAG GTCAGAGTCCTAAAGTAATAAGAGCAAAGGGGGTCGGTTTAGAGCGAAGCGACTCCCAAACTGTAGGCGAGTTCCCACGGGGACGACGCAAGG GAAAACCTGCGCCACTGGAGATCAAACCTGTGCCCGAATGGGAGGAGCCATGCACGCCGGTCCGCTCGCCTGTCACTCGCTCCTTCGCACGGGA TCTCTCTAGGTTTCCCATGCCCGCCCGGCCCCCGTCAGTGCATAGCACCGCCTCCAGCACTGACTCCGAGGACAGTGATGAGAATTATGTAGCCATGCTCTCTAATATGAAGAACCAGTCAGATGAACCA AGCACGAAGCTGATGCCGATGACTGTGGACGGCGGGAGTAGCCCCATGGTGAAGCCCAAGGGAGACAAGCAGGTGGAGTACTTGGATTTGGACCTGGACTCCGGCAAGTCCACTCCACCTCGGAAG ATGAAGAGCAACGGCTCTGGGATGGCAGTGTCGGATGAGCGCGTGGACTACGTGGTGGTGGACCAGCAACGGACACAAGCCCTTAAAAACACCCGTGAGGCCTGGAACGACGGGCGCCAATCCACAGAGACGGACACAACTTCCAAAGGAACCAAGTGA